Proteins encoded by one window of Streptomyces clavuligerus:
- a CDS encoding MFS transporter, protein MDPTKPLTEPKLPPRTPAAGPVGSGDGPGGGHRAPGKDTGSPAGLAFVMLAVVQATLIFTITLIAVPLPAIGREFGLSAADLVLVNAAYGLPYSGLLLFGGRLADRYGGRPMFVLGLVLFGLASAAAAWAPSFEALVAVRFSQGLGAALTAPAALAVLRAVFREPAAFGRAMASWGGVSVLGAAVGTLTSGAVTTWVSWRWMFAVPVLVAAIALLLTRRLLPADPADASAAPQGLDPAGALLATLGISIGSYGLILSGEHPWSSPHVLVPLAIGAVLLVLFLMVERHVRDPLLPPGFTMEPRRLVGLVGILLAAAGTGLVTFLLSLYLQQQQDWSTLATTGAFVPFTLALIIANQLAGRAVGRYGPGAVTIAGLVAGAVGLALLTGIGPGTSFALGLMPGAVLLAAGTSFIFSGSAVLTTTNVPAHQAGLAGGVMNTAMELGPTVGLAALMAVAAAQADVVVGYAWAFGAGAVVYLVAALAGAAVVRRPD, encoded by the coding sequence ATGGACCCCACCAAGCCGCTGACCGAACCCAAGCTGCCCCCGAGAACACCGGCGGCCGGACCGGTGGGCTCCGGCGACGGCCCCGGGGGTGGGCACCGAGCCCCCGGCAAGGACACCGGGTCCCCGGCCGGGCTGGCGTTCGTGATGCTCGCCGTCGTCCAGGCCACGCTGATCTTCACCATCACCCTGATCGCGGTGCCGCTGCCCGCGATCGGCCGGGAATTCGGCCTGAGCGCCGCGGACCTGGTCCTGGTCAACGCGGCGTACGGGCTTCCCTACAGCGGTCTGCTGCTGTTCGGCGGCCGGCTCGCCGACCGGTACGGCGGCCGCCCGATGTTCGTGCTGGGCCTCGTGCTGTTCGGCCTCGCGTCCGCGGCGGCGGCCTGGGCCCCCTCATTCGAGGCGCTGGTCGCCGTACGGTTCAGTCAGGGCCTGGGCGCGGCGCTCACCGCACCGGCGGCGCTCGCCGTACTGCGCGCCGTCTTCCGCGAGCCCGCGGCCTTCGGCCGGGCCATGGCGAGCTGGGGCGGTGTGTCCGTCCTCGGCGCCGCGGTCGGCACGCTGACTTCGGGCGCCGTCACCACCTGGGTCTCCTGGCGCTGGATGTTCGCTGTTCCCGTGCTCGTCGCCGCGATCGCGCTTCTGCTGACCCGCCGGCTGCTCCCGGCCGACCCCGCCGACGCCTCGGCCGCCCCGCAGGGTCTCGACCCGGCAGGGGCACTCCTCGCCACCCTGGGTATCTCGATCGGCAGCTACGGCCTCATCCTCAGCGGTGAGCACCCGTGGAGCTCGCCCCACGTCCTCGTACCCCTCGCGATCGGGGCCGTCCTGCTTGTCCTGTTCCTGATGGTCGAACGGCACGTACGGGATCCGCTCCTGCCGCCCGGCTTCACCATGGAGCCCCGTCGGCTGGTGGGCCTCGTCGGTATCCTGCTGGCAGCGGCGGGCACCGGCCTGGTGACCTTCCTGCTCTCCCTCTACCTCCAGCAGCAGCAGGACTGGTCCACCCTGGCCACGACCGGCGCGTTCGTTCCCTTCACCCTGGCCCTGATCATCGCCAACCAGCTGGCCGGGCGGGCGGTCGGCCGGTACGGCCCGGGAGCCGTCACCATCGCCGGGCTGGTGGCCGGCGCCGTCGGGCTGGCGCTGCTCACCGGCATCGGCCCCGGCACTTCCTTCGCCCTCGGGCTGATGCCGGGCGCGGTTCTGCTGGCGGCGGGCACGTCCTTCATCTTCTCCGGCTCCGCCGTGCTGACCACCACGAACGTCCCCGCCCACCAGGCCGGACTGGCGGGCGGGGTGATGAACACCGCTATGGAACTGGGGCCCACGGTGGGCCTGGCCGCTCTGATGGCGGTGGCCGCGGCCCAGGCCGATGTGGTCGTCGGCTACGCCTGGGCGTTCGGCGCCGGAGCCGTTGTCTACCTGGTCGCCGCGCTCGCGGGGGCCGCGGTGGTGCGGCGCCCGGACTAG